A genomic window from Glycine soja cultivar W05 chromosome 10, ASM419377v2, whole genome shotgun sequence includes:
- the LOC114372520 gene encoding cysteine-rich receptor-like protein kinase 10 isoform X1 → MCIFESSSTHLLLLSLFALLNSASEATPIYTAHACTDGSYYLPNTPFQTNLNLLLSSLVSSATLHDGFHRTTIDDVKGLFLCRGDATPSACHDCVTAAAKNITDLCPNQTESIIWYDHCMLRYSNSSILNNIVPSFGLGNEPSVPDSDHTRFNDVLAPTLNDAAREAVNSSKKFATKEANFTSSMKLYTLAQCTPDLSTSECNTCFASSIGAFPNCCDGKRGARVLLPGCSVRYELFPFYNVSTASRLPSPSSGKSSISIILAIVVPITVAILLFIVGVYFLRKRASKKNNTFVQDSIADDLTDVGDVESLQFDLPTVEAATNRFSDENKIGQGGFGVVYKGVLPNGQEIAVKRLSVTSLQGAVEFRNEAALVAKLQHRNLVRLLGFCLEGQEKILIYEYIPNKSLDYFLFDPAKQKELDWSRRYKIIVGIARGIQYLHEDSQLRIIHRDLKASNVLLDENMNPKISDFGMAKIFQADQTQVNTGRIVGTYGYMSPEYAMRGQFSVKSDVFSFGVLVLEIVSGKKNTDFYQSNHADDLLSHAWKNWTLQTPLELLDPTLRGSYSRNEVNRCIHIGLLCVQENPSDRPSMATIALMLNSYSVTMSMPQQPASFLRGRGPNRLNQGMDSDQSTTDQSTTCSIPWSVNEVSITDVYPR, encoded by the exons ATGTGCATATTCGAATCCTCTTCAACCCACTTGctacttctctctctctttgccTTGCTAAACTCTGCAAGTGAAGCAACTCCTATTTATACCGCACATGCCTGCACAGATGGATCCTATTACTTACCCAACACACCATTCCAAACCAACTTGAACCTCCTCCTCTCATCCCTCGTCTCCAGCGCCACCCTCCACGACGGATTCCACCGCACCACCATCGACGATGTCAAGGGACTCTTCCTCTGCCGCGGCGACGCCACCCCCTCCGCCTGTCACGACTGCGTCACCGCCGCGGCCAAAAATATCACAGACCTCTGCCCCAACCAAACAGAGTCCATAATCTGGTACGACCACTGTATGCTGCGTTACTCCAACAGCTCCATTCTCAACAACATAGTTCCAAGTTTTGGCCTCGGTAACGAACCGAGCGTCCCTGACTCGGACCACACACGGTTCAACGATGTTCTTGCGCCCACGTTGAACGATGCGGCACGGGAAGCCGTGAATTCGAGTAAGAAGTTTGCTACAAAAGAAGCGAATTTCACGAGCTCCATGAAGCTCTACACACTGGCGCAGTGCACGCCCGATTTGTCCACTTCTGAGTGCAACACGTGCTTCGCAAGCTCCATCGGTGCCTTTCCGAATTGCTGTGACGGCAAACGAGGTGCACGGGTCCTGCTTCCGGGCTGTAGTGTCAGATATGAATTGTTTCCATTTTACAACGTTTCCACCGCTTCCCGCCTTCCCTCTCCGTCTTCAG GGAAAAGCAGTATCTCTATAATTTTGGCGATCGTTGTCCCAATTACAGTTGCAATTCTACTTTTCATTGTTGGCGTCTACTTCCTTCGTAAGAGGGCAAGCAAGAAGAATAATACTTTCGTCCAGGATTCAA TTGCAGATGATCTTACAGATGTCGGTGATGTGGAGTCCTTGCAATTCGACTTGCCTACAGTTGAAGCTGCCACAAACAGATTCTCGGATGAGAACAAGATTGGCCAAGGTGGATTTGGGGTGGTTTATAAG GGTGTCCTCCCTAACGGACAGGAGATAGCTGTGAAGAGGTTGTCAGTAACCTCCTTGCAGGGTGCTGTAGAGTTCAGGAATGAAGCTGCTCTTGTGGCCAAGCTTCAACATAGAAATTTAGTGAGACTATTGGGATTTTGCTTGGAGGGACAAGAGAAGATCCTTATCTATGAATACATACCAAACAAAAGTCTTGATTACTTTTTATTTG ACCCTGCAAAGCAAAAAGAGTTAGATTGGTCAAGACGCTACAAAATTATAGTTGGTATTGCTCGAGGAATTCAGTATTTACATGAAGATTCCCAACTTAGAATTATACACCGGGATCTCAAAGCTAGTAATGTTCTATTAGATGAAAATATGAACCCAAAGATTTCAGATTTTGGTATGGCAAAAATTTTCCAGGCAGATCAGACTCAAGTAAATACAGGAAGGATAGTTGGGACTTA TGGTTACATGTCTCCAGAATATGCAATGCGTGGACAGTTCTCTGTGAAATCAGATGTGTTCAGCTTTGGTGTCTTAGTTTTGGAGATTGTGAGTGGCAAGAAGAACACTGACTTTTATCAATCGAATCATGCTGATGACCTTTTAAGCCAT GCGTGGAAGAATTGGACACTGCAGACACCTCTGGAGTTGCTGGATCCAACACTGAGAGGTTCTTATTCAAGAAATGAAGTCAACAGATGCATCCATATTGGTTTATTGTGTGTTCAAGAAAATCCATCTGATAGGCCTTCGATGGCCACTATTGCACTTATGCTGAACAGTTATTCAGTTACCATGTCAATGCCACAACAACCAGCATCTTTTCTGCGTGGAAGAGGTCCTAACAGGTTAAACCAAGGGATGGACTCTGATCAGTCTACCACCGATCAGTCTACGACTTGTTCAATTCCATGGTCTGTGAATGAAGTATCCATTACTGATGTATACCCTCGCTAA
- the LOC114372520 gene encoding cysteine-rich receptor-like protein kinase 10 isoform X2 gives MCIFESSSTHLLLLSLFALLNSASEATPIYTAHACTDGSYYLPNTPFQTNLNLLLSSLVSSATLHDGFHRTTIDDVKGLFLCRGDATPSACHDCVTAAAKNITDLCPNQTESIIWYDHCMLRYSNSSILNNIVPSFGLGNEPSVPDSDHTRFNDVLAPTLNDAAREAVNSSKKFATKEANFTSSMKLYTLAQCTPDLSTSECNTCFASSIGAFPNCCDGKRGARVLLPGCSVRYELFPFYNVSTASRLPSPSSGKSSISIILAIVVPITVAILLFIVGVYFLRKRASKKNNTFVQDSNDLTDVGDVESLQFDLPTVEAATNRFSDENKIGQGGFGVVYKGVLPNGQEIAVKRLSVTSLQGAVEFRNEAALVAKLQHRNLVRLLGFCLEGQEKILIYEYIPNKSLDYFLFDPAKQKELDWSRRYKIIVGIARGIQYLHEDSQLRIIHRDLKASNVLLDENMNPKISDFGMAKIFQADQTQVNTGRIVGTYGYMSPEYAMRGQFSVKSDVFSFGVLVLEIVSGKKNTDFYQSNHADDLLSHAWKNWTLQTPLELLDPTLRGSYSRNEVNRCIHIGLLCVQENPSDRPSMATIALMLNSYSVTMSMPQQPASFLRGRGPNRLNQGMDSDQSTTDQSTTCSIPWSVNEVSITDVYPR, from the exons ATGTGCATATTCGAATCCTCTTCAACCCACTTGctacttctctctctctttgccTTGCTAAACTCTGCAAGTGAAGCAACTCCTATTTATACCGCACATGCCTGCACAGATGGATCCTATTACTTACCCAACACACCATTCCAAACCAACTTGAACCTCCTCCTCTCATCCCTCGTCTCCAGCGCCACCCTCCACGACGGATTCCACCGCACCACCATCGACGATGTCAAGGGACTCTTCCTCTGCCGCGGCGACGCCACCCCCTCCGCCTGTCACGACTGCGTCACCGCCGCGGCCAAAAATATCACAGACCTCTGCCCCAACCAAACAGAGTCCATAATCTGGTACGACCACTGTATGCTGCGTTACTCCAACAGCTCCATTCTCAACAACATAGTTCCAAGTTTTGGCCTCGGTAACGAACCGAGCGTCCCTGACTCGGACCACACACGGTTCAACGATGTTCTTGCGCCCACGTTGAACGATGCGGCACGGGAAGCCGTGAATTCGAGTAAGAAGTTTGCTACAAAAGAAGCGAATTTCACGAGCTCCATGAAGCTCTACACACTGGCGCAGTGCACGCCCGATTTGTCCACTTCTGAGTGCAACACGTGCTTCGCAAGCTCCATCGGTGCCTTTCCGAATTGCTGTGACGGCAAACGAGGTGCACGGGTCCTGCTTCCGGGCTGTAGTGTCAGATATGAATTGTTTCCATTTTACAACGTTTCCACCGCTTCCCGCCTTCCCTCTCCGTCTTCAG GGAAAAGCAGTATCTCTATAATTTTGGCGATCGTTGTCCCAATTACAGTTGCAATTCTACTTTTCATTGTTGGCGTCTACTTCCTTCGTAAGAGGGCAAGCAAGAAGAATAATACTTTCGTCCAGGATTCAA ATGATCTTACAGATGTCGGTGATGTGGAGTCCTTGCAATTCGACTTGCCTACAGTTGAAGCTGCCACAAACAGATTCTCGGATGAGAACAAGATTGGCCAAGGTGGATTTGGGGTGGTTTATAAG GGTGTCCTCCCTAACGGACAGGAGATAGCTGTGAAGAGGTTGTCAGTAACCTCCTTGCAGGGTGCTGTAGAGTTCAGGAATGAAGCTGCTCTTGTGGCCAAGCTTCAACATAGAAATTTAGTGAGACTATTGGGATTTTGCTTGGAGGGACAAGAGAAGATCCTTATCTATGAATACATACCAAACAAAAGTCTTGATTACTTTTTATTTG ACCCTGCAAAGCAAAAAGAGTTAGATTGGTCAAGACGCTACAAAATTATAGTTGGTATTGCTCGAGGAATTCAGTATTTACATGAAGATTCCCAACTTAGAATTATACACCGGGATCTCAAAGCTAGTAATGTTCTATTAGATGAAAATATGAACCCAAAGATTTCAGATTTTGGTATGGCAAAAATTTTCCAGGCAGATCAGACTCAAGTAAATACAGGAAGGATAGTTGGGACTTA TGGTTACATGTCTCCAGAATATGCAATGCGTGGACAGTTCTCTGTGAAATCAGATGTGTTCAGCTTTGGTGTCTTAGTTTTGGAGATTGTGAGTGGCAAGAAGAACACTGACTTTTATCAATCGAATCATGCTGATGACCTTTTAAGCCAT GCGTGGAAGAATTGGACACTGCAGACACCTCTGGAGTTGCTGGATCCAACACTGAGAGGTTCTTATTCAAGAAATGAAGTCAACAGATGCATCCATATTGGTTTATTGTGTGTTCAAGAAAATCCATCTGATAGGCCTTCGATGGCCACTATTGCACTTATGCTGAACAGTTATTCAGTTACCATGTCAATGCCACAACAACCAGCATCTTTTCTGCGTGGAAGAGGTCCTAACAGGTTAAACCAAGGGATGGACTCTGATCAGTCTACCACCGATCAGTCTACGACTTGTTCAATTCCATGGTCTGTGAATGAAGTATCCATTACTGATGTATACCCTCGCTAA
- the LOC114371842 gene encoding uncharacterized protein LOC114371842, translated as MDDEIPVRGRSRAEGRTITNLHHYRAEIFYVAIDKICVEMDHRFSEGSNIILDCFSCLDPKNSFSKFDVDKLARLADIYHADFSDDDRGTIRDQLETYVLQVRRNASFSTCEDVQSLAMKMVQTEKHLVFPLVYKLIELALILPVSTASVERAFSAMKIIKSKLRNKINDVWFNDLMVCYTEREIFKSLDDIDIIRTFTAKKSRKGHLPRNFI; from the coding sequence ATGGATGACGAAATACCAGTTCGGGGTCGTTCAAGAGCAGAAGGGAGGACTATCACTAATCTTCATCATTACCGTGCAGAGATTTTTTATGTTGCTATTGATAAAATATGTGTGGAGATGGATCACCGCTTTAGTGAAGGAAGTAACATTATACTTGATTGCTTCTCATGTCTTGACCCCAAGAACTCTTTCTCCAAGTTTGATGTTGATAAGCTTGCTCGTCTTGCTGATATTTATCATGCAGACTTTTCTGATGATGACCGAGGAACAATTAGGGATCAACTTGAAACTTATGTGCTTCAAGTGAGAAGAAATGCTTCTTTTTCCACTTGTGAAGATGTTCAAAGTTTGGCTATGAAGATGGTTCAAACTGAGAAACATTTGGTATTTCCATTGGTTTATAAACTTATTGAGCTAGCTTTGATATTGCCGGTGTCGACAGCATCCGTTGAAAGAGCTTTTTCAGCAATGAAGATTATCAAGTCTAAATTGCGCAATAAGATCAACGATGTGTGGTTCAATGACTTGATGGTATGTTACACCGAGCGGGAGATATTCAAGTCActtgatgatattgatattattCGAACATTTACCGCAAAGAAGTCTCGGAAAGGACACTTGCCtcgtaattttatttaa
- the LOC114372518 gene encoding cysteine-rich receptor-like protein kinase 26 yields MGMAPSRLISLLFLLLTLISYTTAQPSFLYHFCTNDKGNYTANSSYQTNLNTLLSTLSSSNTQIDSGFYNFSEGQNSDKVNAIGMCRGDVKPDACRSCLNDSRVLLTQRCPNQKEAIGWYDDCMLRYSNRSIFETMEPNPTYFLWTQSNATDMDQFNEALRGLVDGLRSKAASGDSLKKYAAGSAAGPSFQTIFALLQCTPDLSEQQCNNCLVRAITDISSCCAGRTSGRIGKPSCNLRFDTSPFYDSAADASPPLSPPQAPSPPPPSDTNTAPSEGKSNTTQIVVAVVVPTVVILVLVISVCIFLRARKQRKNVDNDNEIDDEIEPTETLQFNFDIIRMATNNFSETNMLGRGGFGPVYKGKLSRGQEVAVKRLSMNSGQGDVEFKNEVQLVAKLQHRNLVRLLGFSLERKERLLVYEFVPNKSLDYFIFDPIKRAHLDWERRYKIIGGIAKGLLYLHEDSRLRIIHRDLKASNILLDAEMNPKISDFGMARLFLVDQTQGNTSKIVGTYGYMAPEYISQGQFSVKSDVFSFGVLVLEIVSGQKNSGFQHGDHVEDLISFAWKNWREGTASNLIDPTLNTGSRNEMMRCIHIGLLCVQGNLADRPTMASVALMLNSYSHTMPVPSEPAFFMHSRGLSDIQSREYNSGATESKSKSVKAYSSEEST; encoded by the exons ATGGGGATGGCACCTTCAAGACTGATttcccttctctttctccttcttaCACTCATATCTTATACCACCGCTCAGCCAAGCTTCCTGTACCATTTCTGCACGAATGATAAAGGCAACTACACTGCAAACAGTTCCTACCAGACCAACCTCAATACCCTTTTGTCCACTTTGTCTTCTTCCAACACACAAATTGATTCTGGCTTCTACAATTTCTCCGAGGGCCAAAACTCTGACAAAGTTAACGCAATTGGGATGTGTAGAGGTGATGTTAAGCCAGATGCATGTCGTAGTTGCTTAAATGACTCAAGAGTCCTTCTCACACAACGTTGTCCAAACCAGAAAGAGGCCATTGGGTGGTATGACGATTGCATGCTACGCTACTCGAATCGCTCAATATTTGAGACAATGGAACCTAACCCTACTTACTTTCTGTGGACACAAAGCAATGCAACTGATATGGATCAGTTCAATGAGGCTCTTAGGGGCTTAGTGGATGGTCTCAGAAGCAAAGCTGCATCTGGTGATTCACTTAAGAAGTATGCTGCAGGAAGTGCAGCTGGTCCAAGCTTTCAAACTATATTTGCACTTCTACAATGCACACCTGATTTATCAGAACAACAGTGCAATAATTGCTTGGTTAGAGCTATAACAGATATCTCAAGTTGTTGTGCTGGCAGGACAAGTGGCAGAATTGGAAAACCAAGCTGCAATCTTAGGTTTGATACATCCCCTTTCTATGACTCTGCAGCTGATGCCTCTCCTCCGTTGTCGCCACCACAAGcgccttctcctcctcctccttcagaTACCAATACTGCTCCCTCTGAAG GAAAGAGCAACACAACACAAATTGTTGTTGCGGTAGTTGTGCCAACTGTTGTCATCCTTGTGCTGGTCATCTCCGTTTGCATTTTCCTAAGAGCAAGGAAGCAAAGGAAAAATGTTGACAATGACA ATGAAATTGACGATGAAATTGAACCTACTGAGACACTGCAATTCAACTTTGACATCATAAGAATGGCTACAAATAACTTTTCTGAGACAAATATGCTAGGAAGAGGAGGATTCGGACCTGTTTACAAG GGTAAGCTTTCCAGGGGACAAGAAGTTGCTGTCAAAAGATTGTCTATGAATTCAGGACAAGGAGATGtagaatttaaaaatgaagtgCAGTTAGTGGCCAAGCTTCAACACCGAAATTTAGTCAGACTACTTGGTTTTAGtttggaaagaaaagaaaggttaCTGGTCTACGAGTTTGTTCCCAATAAAAGCCTTGATTACTTCATATTTG ATCCAATTAAGCGTGCACATTTAGACTGGGAAAGGCGGTATAAAATCATAGGCGGCATTGCCAAAGGCCTTCTTTATCTTCATGAGGATTCGAGACTGAGGATTATTCATCGTGATCTTAAAGCAAGCAACATTCTCTTGGATGCTGAAATGAATCCTAAGATATCGGATTTTGGTATGGCAAGATTGTTTCTTGTGGATCAAACTCAAGGAAACACAAGTAAAATTGTTGGAACTTA TGGATATATGGCACCCGAATATATAAGTCAAGGACAATTCTCTGTGAAGTCAGACGTTTTCAGTTTTGGTGTACTGGTTTTAGAGATAGTAAGTGGCCAGAAAAATAGTGGATTTCAACATGGAGACCATGTAGAGGATCTAATAAGCTTT GCCTGGAAAAACTGGAGGGAGGGAACAGCATCAAATCTCATAGACCCGACATTGAATACAGGTTCAAGAAACGAAATGATGAGATGCATCCACATTGGTTTACTGTGTGTTCAGGGAAATTTAGCTGACAGACCAACCATGGCTTCTGTTGCACTCATGCTTAATAGCTACTCTCACACAATGCCTGTGCCTTCAGAGCCTGCGTTTTTTATGCACAGCAGAGGCTTGTCAGATATTCAGTCGAGGGAGTATAATTCAGGGGCAACAGAATCAAAAAGCAAATCTGTCAAAGCATACTCAAGTGAGGAATCAACATGA
- the LOC114371844 gene encoding cysteine-rich receptor-like protein kinase 29, whose amino-acid sequence MCGCTIDKEISEEIDVKPDECSKCLNDSKVLLTHRCPSQKEAIVGYDDCMLRYSNGSIFNTKETVPEYPLSNFNNATDVEEFNRVLRNLLDSLIGQMIQYQADLSEQDCSACLVDAIKGIP is encoded by the exons ATGTGTGGCTGTACAATTGACAAGGAAATCAGTG AGGAGATCGATGTTAAGCCAGATGAATGCAGCAAATGTTTGAATGATTCCAAAGTCCTTCTCACGCACCGGTGTCCAAGCCAGAAGGAGGCAATCGTGGGGTATGACGATTGCATGTTACGCTACTCCAACGGATCAATATTCAACACTAAGGAAACTGTTCCTGAATACCCTCTGAGTAACTTTAATAATGCAACAGATGTTGAAGAGTTCAATCGAGTGCTTAGGAACTTGCTAGATAGCCTTATAGGCCAAATGATTCAGTACCAGGCTGACTTGTCAGAACAAGATTGCAGTGCATGCTTGGTTGATGCTATAAAAGGAATTCCTTAA
- the LOC114372517 gene encoding putative receptor-like protein kinase At4g00960 has protein sequence MAAVSLRLLSFLCCLFVIIISQASAQTCDNSRGNYTINSTYHNNLNTLLSNFSSHTEINYGFYNFSYGQEPDKVYTIGLCRGDQNQNQCLKCLNESRVSLADKCPNQKEAIDWRGECMLRYSNRSIFGLMENNPKVLLVRQENVTGSLDEFTEVLGNLMRNLSSTAASGDSRRKYATGSMPTSNFQITYGFTECTPDLSLQECTQCLGEAIADIPVYFNGKTGGNVLKPSCRIRFDPYSFYGSTLKLDPDAPPPATPLPSPPTNNNSSSQGKSNTSRIIIAIVVPVASVVLVLILFCIYLRVKKPRKENEIKREEDNYEDEITFAESLQFNFDTIRVATNEFADSYKLGQGGFGAVYRGQLSNGQEIAVKRLSRNSGQGDMEFKNEVLLVAKLQHRNLVRLLGFCLEGTERLLVYEFVPNKSLDYFIFDPIKKAQLNWQRRYKIIGGIARGILYLHEDSRLRIIHRDLKASNILLDEEMHPKISDFGMARLVHMDQTQGNTSRIVGTYGYMAPEYALYGQFSAKSDVFSFGVLVLEIISGQKNSGVRHGENVEDLLCFAWRNWRAGTASNIVDPTLNDGSQNEIMRCIHIGLLCVQENVVARPTMASIGLMLNSYSLTLPVPSEPALLVDSRTRSLSEHDSMETRTSESANQSTPKSINEVSITELYPR, from the exons ATGGCTGCTGTTTCTTTAAGGctcctttcctttctttgttGTCTGTTTGTCATCATAATATCACAAGCCAGTGCCCAGACATGTGATAACAGCAGAGGCAACTACACAATAAACAGCACCTATCACAACAACCTCAACACTCTCTTATCCAATTTCTCTTCCCACACAGAAATCAACTATGGTTTCTACAATTTCTCCTATGGCCAAGAACCAGACAAAGTATACACCATTGGGCTCTGCAGAGGCGATCAAAACCAGAATCAGTGCCTCAAATGCCTAAACGAATCGAGAGTGTCTCTGGCAGATAAATGTCCAAACCAGAAAGAGGCAATTGATTGGAGAGGAGAGTGCATGCTGCGCTACTCTAACCGTTCCATATTTGGGCTCATGGAAAATAATCCTAAGGTGCTACTCGTGAGACAAGAGAATGTAACAGGTTCATTGGATGAATTCACTGAGGTGCTGGGGAACTTGATGAGGAATCTATCAAGCACAGCTGCATCAGGTGACTCTCGTCGTAAGTATGCTACAGGAAGCATGCCTActtcaaattttcaaatcaCATACGGGTTTACAGAGTGCACACCTGATTTGTCATTGCAAGAGTGCACTCAGTGCTTGGGTGAAGCTATCGCGGATATCCCAGTTTATTTTAATGGGAAAACTGGAGGTAATGTTTTAAAACCCAGTTGTAGAATTAGATTTGATCCCTACTCCTTCTACGGATCTACGCTGAAATTAGACCCAGATGCACCGCCACCAGCGACCCCGCTACCATCACCGCCCACCAACAACAATTCTTCTTCACAAG GAAAGAGCAACACATCACGAATTATCATTGCCATAGTAGTACCAGTTGCTAGTGTTGTTTTGGTGCTCATTCTTTTCTGCATCTATCTAAGAGTGAAGAagccaagaaaagaaaatgaga TTAAAAGAGAAGAAGATAATTATGAAGATGAAATTACATTTGCTGAGTCATTGCAATTCAACTTTGACACCATACGAGTTGCTACAAATGAATTTGCTGATTCTTATAAACTTGGACAAGGCGGGTTTGGAGCTGTTTACAGA GGTCAGCTTTCCAACGGACAAGAGATTGCAGTAAAAAGGTTGTCAAGGAATTCTGGGCAAGGAGATATGGAATTTAAGAATGAAGTTCTTTTAGTGGCCAAGCTTCAGCACCGGAATTTAGTTAGGCTACTTGGTTTCTGTCTGGAAGGAACAGAAAGACTACTTGTCTATGAATTTGTTCCTAATAAAAGCCTTGATTACTTCATATTTG ATCCAATAAAGAAAGCACAATTGAATTGGCAAAGGCGTTACAAAATCATTGGAGGTATTGCTCGAGGCATTCTCTACCTCCATGAAGATTCTCGACTGCGTATTATACATCGTGACCTCAAAGCAAGCAACATTCTCTTGGATGAAGAGATGCATCCTAAGATATCTGATTTTGGGATGGCAAGATTGGTTCACATGGATCAGACTCAGGGAAATACAAGTAGAATTGTTGGGACCTA TGGATATATGGCACCCGAGTATGCATTATATGGTCAGTTTTCAGCAAAATCAgatgtttttagttttggtgTACTAGTTCTTGAGATTATAAGTGGCCAAAAAAACAGTGGTGTTCGTCATGGGGAGAACGTGGAGGATCTATTGTGCTTT GCATGGAGAAACTGGAGGGCAGGAACAGCTTCAAATATTGTAGACCCCACGTTAAACGACGGTTCTCAAAATGAAATAATGAGATGCATCCACATTGGATTATTATGTGTTCAAGAAAATGTGGTTGCCAGACCAACCATGGCTTCTATTGGTCTCATGCTTAATAGCTATTCTCTCACTCTCCCGGTGCCTTCAGAACCTGCACTTCTTGTGGATAGTAGAACTAGAAGCCTTTCAGAGCATGACTCAATGGAAACAAGAACAAGTGAATCAGCCAATCAATCAACACCCAAATCGATAAATGAGGTTTCAATCACTGAGCTATATCCTCGTTAG